A genome region from Dehalococcoidia bacterium includes the following:
- a CDS encoding cytosine permease, which translates to MATEAAGAGPLDVRGVPADDFLSIEQHALDPIPLADRHGTPGGLFLLWAAAQANFTSIFTGALLIAALKLNGIALGTGDAIVAIVIGGVLAAVVLGLLSVIGPHTGTSQVVASRATFGMRGAALGGLFTLFLAIGWFAVDSVIGTQALIALLGKAGVSNSKPLEAILLLLIVGASMVVAVYGHQTISVFERFGAIVFVAFAALVFVWLVPKIDFGAAAQIHGADHAGAFILGASVVFALIASWYGFASDYSRYLSPSAERRRVTLFAGGGIAASTILLSILGVLLLTIDPNRDPNGLQDTIVNALPGVIGIPFLLYVAIGMVWGNYFDVYTAGLSSLAIGLPLSRWRAALVCGVLGGVLAYIALFQSDFQTQYTNFLLLTYVWAPGWAAVVLADFFFVRKRIEPTDLVRRGPRYWFSAGFSPTALLAWAIGTAAATPFINSPLWTSPLSKHQLHGADLSGVVAFVVAGVVYLAAARRGQVAAGSGAEAVGSDA; encoded by the coding sequence ATGGCCACGGAGGCGGCCGGCGCCGGTCCGCTGGACGTTCGCGGCGTTCCGGCAGATGACTTTCTCAGCATCGAGCAGCATGCGCTCGACCCGATCCCGCTGGCCGACCGGCACGGCACGCCCGGCGGCCTCTTCCTGCTCTGGGCGGCGGCCCAGGCGAACTTCACCTCGATCTTCACCGGCGCGTTGCTGATCGCCGCCCTCAAGCTGAACGGCATCGCCCTGGGCACCGGCGACGCCATCGTGGCCATCGTGATCGGCGGCGTGCTGGCAGCCGTGGTGCTGGGTCTGCTGAGCGTGATCGGCCCGCACACGGGCACCTCTCAAGTCGTCGCATCGCGCGCGACCTTCGGCATGCGCGGCGCCGCACTGGGCGGCTTGTTCACGCTCTTCCTGGCGATCGGCTGGTTCGCGGTGGACAGCGTGATCGGCACGCAGGCGCTGATCGCGCTGCTCGGTAAGGCCGGCGTGAGCAACAGCAAGCCGCTCGAGGCGATCCTTCTGTTGTTGATTGTGGGCGCTTCGATGGTCGTGGCTGTGTATGGTCACCAGACGATCAGCGTATTCGAGCGTTTCGGCGCAATCGTGTTTGTCGCCTTCGCCGCGCTGGTCTTTGTCTGGCTCGTTCCGAAGATCGACTTCGGCGCCGCCGCGCAGATCCATGGCGCCGACCACGCGGGTGCATTCATCCTCGGCGCGAGCGTCGTCTTCGCCTTGATCGCCTCGTGGTACGGGTTCGCCAGCGATTACTCGCGGTATCTGTCGCCGAGTGCCGAGCGGCGTCGCGTGACGCTGTTCGCGGGTGGCGGCATAGCGGCATCGACGATCTTGCTCAGTATCCTCGGCGTCCTGCTTCTGACGATCGACCCGAACCGCGATCCCAACGGGCTGCAGGATACGATTGTCAATGCCTTGCCGGGCGTGATCGGCATCCCCTTCCTGCTCTATGTCGCGATCGGCATGGTTTGGGGCAACTACTTTGATGTCTACACCGCCGGCCTCTCGTCGCTGGCGATCGGCCTGCCGCTCTCGCGCTGGCGTGCAGCTCTGGTCTGCGGCGTGCTCGGCGGCGTGCTGGCGTACATCGCCCTCTTCCAGTCGGACTTCCAGACGCAGTACACCAACTTCCTGCTGCTCACCTACGTCTGGGCGCCGGGCTGGGCGGCGGTGGTGCTGGCCGATTTCTTCTTCGTCCGCAAACGCATTGAACCCACGGATCTGGTGCGCCGCGGCCCGCGCTACTGGTTCTCCGCGGGGTTCAGTCCGACGGCGCTGCTCGCCTGGGCGATCGGCACGGCGGCAGCGACTCCGTTCATCAACAGCCCGCTGTGGACGAGCCCGCTGTCGAAGCACCAGTTGCACGGCGCGGATTTGTCGGGCGTCGTCGCCTTCGTCGTCGCGGGCGTCGTTTACCTGGCGGCGGCGCGGCGTGGCCAGGTGGCCGCCGGGTCCGGCGCGGAGGCGGTGGGCAGCGATGCGTAG